The following proteins are encoded in a genomic region of Gimesia algae:
- a CDS encoding PadR family transcriptional regulator, whose amino-acid sequence MAKKQKADLLQGTLDMLILKSLLAQSRHGYGVAKWIQVTTKGALEIEEGSLYPALHRMQKRGWIQSKWGLSESNRRAKYYQLTAVGRAQLKTEVQSWSHLVDAIGLVLKSNLAEG is encoded by the coding sequence GGGAACGCTGGATATGCTGATCCTGAAAAGCCTGCTTGCGCAGTCGCGGCACGGGTATGGCGTGGCGAAGTGGATTCAGGTTACCACAAAAGGCGCCCTGGAGATTGAAGAAGGTTCGCTCTATCCGGCCTTGCATCGGATGCAGAAACGAGGCTGGATCCAATCAAAATGGGGCTTATCTGAAAGTAATCGGCGGGCGAAATATTATCAACTGACGGCTGTCGGCCGCGCGCAACTCAAAACCGAAGTCCAGTCCTGGTCTCATCTGGTCGATGCGATCGGTCTGGTTCTGAAATCCAATCTGGCGGAGGGCTGA